The Anas acuta chromosome 1, bAnaAcu1.1, whole genome shotgun sequence genome segment CTAGCTGACTTGTCTGCTGGGAAgctttctttctgaatattGGAAATGTAATATTTAGGTGACATTGCCTATTCACATGAACTGAAAATCTTCATGGTTTTAGAGCAGGTTGCATTCTTTTAAGAATGTTTTTGGTGCTGTCCACCTTTAGTTGCCTCAAAGGTCACCCGATATGGTTTGCTGTATTTAATTCTGAATAGTGGTCTTGTTTTTCTAGGCTGGTGAACCACCCCAACTTCTGTTGACTTCAGATCACTTCCTAACAACGGGTTCAAGTGGGAACTGGGAGGATAGGTCCAAGATGGGAGGACAGATCCAAGTCCTCCTTTCCACCAGTCCCAAGAATCTCTTGTCATTATATCTGCTTAGATCTGTCAAATCTTTCATCACATGTAAAAAAATGAACGGAAAGGTTACTTTTGTAGCATAATAATTACAGCCTTTGCCATGGTAACAGACCTATTACAGTTCTTCCATGCTTTATCTTATCCATCATGCTTGATCTTATTAGAAATGGTGAACTCAACTCCATACTCCATTCTCACAGAGCTGATGTAAACAGCTTTTTGCGAAGAGGAACCAGGGCTTCAGACTGTATCTAGTCAGTACACAAGAGTCATTGGGCTAGTCCAGGGGTAGCTCCTATGGCAAGGGAACACTGATTGCCAACTACACTCATGATGTGCTCCAGAAATCCCAGGGAGCATCCTGGAGGTGCCATATGCTTCCTGTCACACCAGGGTCAAGTCACTGACCGTGACTTCCACTTTTCCCACTCATAGGATAAAATGGGCATGCAAATATTGATATCTATAAGCATATCAGGGCTCTTAGATGGAAGATGCCACAGAATTGCTGAATCTCCCTATAGTATTACAGCAGCACCAGGATTTGTCTGAGTGGGAGAAGGGGTTCACAGCAGTTTTATCGGTCTTAACACACCCAGAAAAGGAAGGGTGTTAGGAACTGGAAGCAGTGTTTGCATTCCTTTCTCAGGTACCTCTGCATGCAGCAGGATGGCAATGCCCAGCTGCCGTGCAGCACCTGAAGGCAGCAATGAGCGCTGAAGGACGTCTGTCCATTCACGAAAGGACTGTAGGTTGGCTGCAAAATGATTGTGGGATGCCTGTGTTTGAGCTACGCTGTTGTTAAGGCACACGGTAATCACAGGAGTCAAAAGCTATGTTCCCGACTTACAACTTTCCTGCGCTAATGAGAGGGTAGGTTGTGTTTGTTAAGAGGTGGGCGTTGTCAGgctggttttgctttctgctctgaagaCAGCCACTAATGGTATTAGCTTAGTGCACAAACTGCTTTGTGCACCGAGCTGAAGTCCCCAAAGAACCAGAACCCTGTTTTCATAAAATGCTGGGATAAAACAACCTCCTTTGAAGTCTAAAAAATGTATAATTCAAATAACTATAAAGCATTAGAAcaatttttctttaggaaaaaaaaaaaaaaaaaaaagagagaaaatggtCCTTTATGTGCTTTGGGTCTCCAGCTAGAAAACTGCCATAAATGGCTTTTCTGGTACAAAGGCAACTACATAATAGTAATGTTCAAAATTTGTattctaaaggaaaaataaatacttcaagtTTCCCTGGTACCAGAGAAAACAGGCTTCTTCAAAATTGCAAGCTGTCAGATTCAAAGTAAGAGGGCCAGCCTCTTAAAAAGTGCTCTTAAGTAACTAATATTGAAATGAGGTAACTTTTACATGTAACAGTAACAGGACAAAGAAGTATACAATTTGTTCAGAAAAGACATCTTACCAACACCTAAATTTGTAAGTCACCTAATGGAAGCAAAAgtatggaagaaaatatttaatataaggAATTGCAGCACTTTCAGTCATTTCTGTCAtccctgttttccttttcataacAACTACTCATCAAACTGGTAACAAATCATATGTGaaagtttattaaaacagaagaaaaagagggatATCCAATTTTACACTCAAGTCATTGACAAATGCAAGTTGCCAACAATAAAGCTCTGTCAGAGCCTAGGGAACGCCATTGTGCTGTGCAAACACCTTTCAATGGAGAACATAAAGCTTCAGGCAAACACCACAGTTCCTCGTATCCCTACAGCCTGACACTAATTATTCTGCTAAAATTTCATTCTCCTGGAGTGAAACTGTTGCACAGTCCTGTGAAACCATTGCCAGGGATCTTTTCAATGTGAAGATAAAGGAGTCTGAGAAAAGCTGCTTGTGATAAAATGTATTCTGTTGAAAGAGCATTATTTAATATTCTATTGAAAAATTGGCAGACTTCTCAAATTTGGGGAGATACAAAGTGAATTGagtttgtcatttttttaaatttttttatttttttttatcttttgttttgaaagggtATTAATGGTTTAGCCAAGCTCTAACGCAGAAGATCACACATGATGTGTGCTTGCATCTACCCagtcaaaaaaaatcacatattgGACCATCTACTGCTCCAGGACAGCCTTTGAAGGTGACACCAAAGCTCCCTGTTGGGCTGTAAATTTCATTCATAAGTATGAGAATGGTGCACCACATCCCATTGTGGTGTTTGGAAGTCACAAATGGAGTTTGAGAAGAGCTACATGGAAAGGCTTACATTTCATCACAGCAACTTTGTGACCATTATTATTCCTGTAGTTTGAGAGCAGAAACCACCATTCCTGCAGCTTGCTGTGTTGAGTTCTACAGTTTCAGCCCCACGAAATTTTGGAAGCTTTAATTTTACCTTCCTCCTGCTATCAGCCATGAGACAGAGAAACACAAGTTGCAAGACTGAAATGAACAAGGCTTCTGCCTCCTCAGAAGCTAGAGAGGGAAGTCAAAACGGCCACAAATGGCATACAGAACATAGAAATCTTAGAATTTGTAGAACATGATCTGCCCATCCAATTACTTACGTAAGACCTACTTGACAATTCTTCTAACTGTTGCTTTGTGCTCTACTGAACAGAAACATTTACACAGAAAAGGGAGAAACAGTATCAAAATATATAACTTTGCATCACATTTAACCTTTTTCCCCAGCTCCAAAAGATAAAAGCCAAGATTTCTAGCAAGAGTGGCAGTACCCACAAAACAAGATCCGAAGGAAATTCTGTGAACTGTGGAGAGTTCACCTTCCTACGCTGCTTATTCCGCTgctatttatttgcttttatggACTATATTCCTTGCATCAAGCTGACAGCTAGAACAACCTAATAAGCCAGAGGGATTTGTGGTAGAGATTCTTGGCTGTACCATTTCCCCTTTGGTACTAAAAGCAATAAGTGGGTTCTAGATATGCTACTGAGTAGATTCTTTCAACCACATAACACAATCTGACTGAGTATGAATAGGATTTTGCATCAGGATTGTTTACTTTGGTTTTGGTCCTTCCATGGAACTCCAATGTATCAGTAGATAAGAAGCCTAAATGCTTAGCTAATAACACTAAGTTTGTCATGAGGATGATGCTCAAGAACAACAGATCTGTTGACTAAAACCAGGATTTTAACAAAGCAAATGGTTTCCATAttacaaaagaaatgtgaacaACTGCCTTGATATATTTCTAACAACCCTCTAATGCAGAAACACTACACATAATTCCTCAGTAAAATAGCTAAATCTtcttttttgggaaaaaagtaaaaaagaaaaaaatttaaaccTTATGTGCTTAAAGGAAAGCTGAGTGCAAATAATAAACATGTGGCAACAAAACATAACCcttatttgatttgatttacatgcaaaattcatgttaaagaaaattaatggtCCCATTCTGCTAACAAGAACTCAGGCTACAGAAGGGGcacattctaaaataaaaacacaatagAATGAAGTTTTCCGTGTTTTCTTAGCTCTCCCAAATCTTGTCCCTGTGACAGCAGAAGTAAGTTGTTAGGTACTAACTGTCATTACAAAGAATGTGAGCACATGCACACATGTCAAAGCAGCCTGCTCGCTAGTTGTCTCGTTAGAGGTATTTCCAAAGCTCTGTCATCCTGACTGGAAGACTAATAGCTGCTTCCACCTGATTAACCCCTGAAACCAATATTGCGGCCCTTGTTGATAGTCTCCCTCACACATTTCATTTGCAATCATTTACTGTGAACCACTCTATGGTTTTCCTTCCCCATTCAAACAGTTTTTTAACCTCTGCTAAGGCAGTATTTAATCACAAGCAATGTAACATCACCTTACAGTCATGAGGACGGGATCCTACAAATCCCTTCTACTGAGTACAATCTCGATCTGCTGTATTGCACAGTAAGAGGGGTTTGCAGAATTACCCACTACAAGTTTTAGAAAGCTATCCAGAACTGGAACACAGTGTTAAGTCCCAGACCTCAATCCCACGCAGTATTTGGAAATACACTTCATTTGAGCATCTTCTTGACATCATTGCtgtccatttcttttcctggcaTACAAGCCGAGGCAGGCACAGAATCCAATGACGCTGACAGCGAGGCCCAGCAGGAAGGCAATCGTATCTCCTGCATCCATGGCTTCAACCgctggcagcaccagcagcagcgaAGCGAGGGCCAGGAAAAGTTTTGAGGTGCTCCCGGTAGAAGACATGCTGCCGACCCCACAGGGAAGTTAAACGAGGGAAGTGCTGGAACGCAGGGACGTCTGAGGTATCtacaaggaaaacagaaggaacGTGACAGGATTTCCCTTGCTGCCCCCTTGGATTCTCCCCCAAAAGTCAACCAATGTGACTGCTGCATTACAAGTATCTGCACAGGATGTAGGTCATACAGGTTTTATCTTCACAACCAACTGCAAAAATGAATCACTTAATATGAGGAAACGAGAGGGTTTGCAACTCTTTTCACTTCCTTTTCCACTCGGCGAAAATAAATCTCTCAGTCTCATCACGAGGTCAGGGCAGCATGTGCTCCGCTGTCTGCGGTGGGAGTGCCTGCTTACCCCAGGCCGTGCCTTTTCCACCAGGGGCCTTTTCCTCTCGGTTTTCTACCTTTTGGAGTTGGCACAGCCTCTGTGTATGTGGGGCGATGGGCATGTGCTCTGGAGGTCGTGGGTTTAACCTTCAGTCCTTCTTCTGAGCAAGTTCCCTGTGCATACGCTCGCTGTGGAACAAATACCCTCTCTGTTTGCACCAGAACCAGTTTGAGGCCACCACGAAGAAACCAAGGCAATAAAAAACCACGCTGCTCGCCCCGGGGCCACACAAGCACCTCGGGGAGGGCGCATGGGCGCCAGCAGCAGGAACCCCAACCCACGGGGGAGGCCGTGGGGCActcccacagcccctgccctcaGCGGGACGCCCCCCCCAGCCGCCCACCCGCCGCGGGACCGGCCGCGTCGCCCCCCGGTCACCTCCCGGCGCAGGGCAGCGCCGCTGGCTCCGGGCTGGGAACGTCCCCGCTCAGCTCCCCGCGGGGCCGGCCCGCGCCGCCTCGCCGCGCTGCCGGGGGCCGCCGGCCGCCATCACAGGAAGGGGCGGCGGAGGGGCCGGAGCCAGGGGCGGGCGTGACCCGGCCGGGCCGCCtccttcttctcccttcccttccttttcatcctttcccttccctcccggCACGCAGCGCCGCGGCGCGGCCCGGCTCCGGCCCTCCGCCGAGCCCCGTGTGCCTGCCGTGAGGGAAGTCGCCCTCCCGTGAGAGCCGCCATGGCGGCGGCTGTGAGGGGGCTCACCCACACCTGGCACGGGGAGCCGGCTGCGGGGCGGCATCGAGGCGGAGTCAATAGAAACGCGATCGGGCTGGCTGTCCGCTCGTCTCCCTCGAAATGATTAAATAGCACGAGCTGCCTTCAGTCCCACTGCAGCCGCTGCCGGGTTCACTTCCACCGTGGTACCAAGCAGTGGTGGGTGCCACCAtcacagccccagctcagcagtGCTAGGGCGGTCTGACGGGCAAACGGCGCCTGCTGCAACGAAACAGGCAGAAAGCAAGGGGAATCAGGCGTCACCTGAGCTCACCCCCGGCATCCAAGTCAAGCTTGACCTATTTTGCTTTAGACAATGGTGCTTGTGGAAGTACTGTGTTGCAATGTAATATCATTTCATTACGTTGAACAGGGCTaatatggcttttttttgtaAACGCCACACCACTGTACATGTAAATGCCACTAGCTATACCTCACTAGTTCCTAATCAAAGCTTAAGCACTTGTTTTTTAGTGGAAAACGTGTGTGCTTATGTTTGTATAAAAGACatataaacaattattttgaagtGTGTGTCTTTGGAACGGGCATAGAAATAACCAGACAAAGCTGTGCTAATACAGAGGTAAAATCGACCAGGAATTTGTAATGTGTTATGTAAAGCATTAATTCATGATAACCCACGTTGTCACAATGTTTCCCTGCACTCCTGCAAGAAAACAGCTTCCTTAatcatttcttttgaaagaaacaatCTCTGATGAGCTTCTTAAGAACATTAGAAACTCAGATAAATTGTCCAACATACGTATAGCTTTGCCTCTGCCTTATATAACTTCACTACGATTGCCCTTGAGCAACCATTCATCATGCTTATAAAAACTTTGTAACTCTGAGCTGGGATATTACTGTTGTGCTGACCATAATTACTTTATTGCTGCTAATGCTTTCCTCATCTGTCTGGATCCATCAACTGTTTTAGGCTATGAACTACCAGGGATAGgagtagttttatttttgtatcttttattttgtttgtgtgtgtgtgtattcttTTTATAGCAAGTGGTGTGAAAGCTTATTCTTTATAAGCAAGAGTCCCTAGACACTGTggtaatacaaataaaaacaaatattagtATAACAGATAATCATCCCTTTTGTTCGTGAAAAACCTCTTTCACAGTTTTTCTGTTATGAAATACTTCATGTCAACTCCAAAGGCATTTTCTCGAGAAGCTGAACAAGAAAACTCATTACCTGAGAAAAAGCCTGAAATTTCTGAGATAAAGTTACCATGTCAGAGAGGAGAGTAATGTTACAATTCCTGACCCATTCCTTAATGAATCACAGACAAATCTAAGCCCTATCAAATCTGGAGAGCAGCAATGTGAAGTGCAGGAGGTAGGTAGGTGTCACCTTAATCACTGCTGTCATGTCAGAGAGGGGCCTTGGAGTCCTGGCCCTCTTTGTTCCCTGCTTGGCCTTTTTACTGCATCCTGCACTGTTGACAGGTAAATGTTACAGTGTTCAGTATGTCAAAAAATGTTTAAGTCATCCCTGTAAATTTCAGTGTTGTGTTTGCTGTCACCAGCACTTACCAACTAAAATTTCCAATAGCTGTCATTTTAGTCCCACAAAACAGATGTGAGGGGGTTGAACAGTGTCTTTCAAGTCTATATGTTAAAACTAGAAATGTCAGTACCAAAGAGTTATGGCATCTTTGGACTTGAGTATTTTGAAGGTGAGGTGTGTAAAATCCCAGAGGAAGACTGGACCTAACAAAATTATCTTGCTGTCTCTTCCCTCTTCTCAACAGCTGTACTAATTTAAAGACAGTCGAAGTCACGTGGACAAGTACAGTACGAATGTTGTGGAAAATATTGATTGTTAGATATGTCATTTTTTAGTAACAGCATGGAAGTGCCATTGAGAGTTAGAAAGCAGTGCCATTTGGGGATATATCTCTGGCTTATTAGCTCTTTCAATGCCATTGCATTTCTTAGATTTGGCTTCAGAAACAAGGCTGCTTTGAAAAAATGCCAACAAAATCTAAACAGTGAAGGAGACTCTAGTGGTTTTTCATGCTGTCTGAATAGCAGAGGGATGTGTATTCAGCTTCAAGCTCTGCCATCAACTTCCTGCATCACCTCAGGCAAATCTTCCTTTTGACCTATCACCACTTTGATTGCTTAGCTCAAGCTATTATGTAACTAATATtcagaggaaaggcagagaaCTCCCAGAGCTGACAAGCTAAAGCTTTGTAAATTCTGAGCACAAGGCTAAGGAGGTATGCGTTAGACTGgaaattgaaaataaagtgCACTTTCTGGACAGGAAGAAGTTAGGACATAATCAACAGAGCAAGGCTGCACCCTGAAGGGGagattgtttttctccttttttcctttttttttttttttttttttttcctttgcttcagtTCATCTGTTCATGAGAGCCATTTGTTTAAGACTACACTGATCTAAGAAGCGTTCTGATCAATTTCTGGACTTCAGCTGTAATGAGAAATGCTAACTCTGATTACTGATAAGACATTGACTGTGGGGCAATGCTTATCACTTCTACACCAACATGTTCATCCCTTGAGCTACTTTTCCTTGGTGATACTTAATCTGACGTTTTAGCTGTCTATCAGTATGTCCTCACCTCATCACTTTGCTCAGATCCATCcatatttttcccttccaaaaatTGGGACTGGCTTTAtttggctttcatttctttttctctgagctCCCCATCAGAAAGTAGACTCTACCACAGACACCTCATTTGcctctgcagagaaaagagGTAGTTAAAACCCAGCATGAGTTACTTCTATCATTAACTTGTTCCACATTTACTTCCCAGTCCGCTGTCACAGAAATGTTGACTTCaccccttctcttccttcctctctctttatcccccctctcccccctcatTCCCATCATGTGTATCTGCTTTGTCCtgcctcattttttcccctctgtttatTGAAGTCCTTAAGTTTCCTCTCAAATCAGTGTAGGTAGTCAGACCTTCCCTATCATGAAAACACCAGTTGGATTCCCTTCCTGTAACTATCACTCTGTTTTTATTCCTGTCATCTCTAACCTCTCCAAACATGCTGTCCAAAGCATTTATAATTATATCCTACATCTCCTTCAGTGTGGCTCATCCTTCCTCCATCAGCTGAAGCTGCTCACGTTCGTATCTCTAGTTAGTATCTCAAATATGAAAGCTTGTGTTTCCTTATTGTCTCTCTGATTGACAGACTGCTTTTGAAATACTCATTCCTCTTCCCAAATCCAGtaatcatttgctttttaaaaaaagcttcctCTCCTGCTTCCTCACTTTTGCTTCTTAAGTATTTGTTGCTGAGTCCTTTTCTGCTGCTGAGATTGTGATAAGTTTCCATCTGTGTTTTTAATACTTCAGTGTCTATACGTTGTCTCTGGCTGCCCTGCTCAACAAACATGGCTTCGGATATCATCCTTCAACTCACGTTTTCTTTATCTTCCCTCTCTTTTTATTCCCATCTGGTGGTGTTGGAGTCTTACTGCATCTCGCAGAGCAGTTCCTAGGCCTAGCAATTCCCTTCTGACTCTGTTACCTGAAGTCGTGGACTTACAATCATTCTTCTCTCTTGCTGTGACCCCTGcagctttgtttatttaaagtGCTGCTGCCAAGGTGCTTCTCTCAGGTTTGTCATTTCTGCTGTGTTCCCTCACTTCTTAATCCTCTGGTGTTACTTCCCTCTTTTGCTGAACCAAAGACAATTTTCTTCTTGGTCCTAGAAGGCCTTTGCAGTCTAATCTTCCTTCATACTGGTTTATCTTATTGCCATGTCATGAGGTTAACTTCTACCTTTCTTTTGTCACCCCTGGCAGACTCCTTTTGATCCCCCTAAGAAGCAAAAGTTACTTCTTTCTGAGAGCAGCAAAAGGCTTACAGAAAGAATTGCACCACTTTTTGATACAAAACTCTTTCCTTTGGCACCACATGCTTCCTGCTGTCCTTTATACAGCCATGAAAATCAAGGATTAAATAGCCCAGTGATTCCTTTTCCCTCAGCCCTTTGCTCCTCTAGTCTGGCAGGGGATCTCCTCTGCCGCTGGAATC includes the following:
- the SMIM30 gene encoding small integral membrane protein 30, whose protein sequence is MSSTGSTSKLFLALASLLLVLPAVEAMDAGDTIAFLLGLAVSVIGFCACLGLYARKRNGQQ